One genomic window of Streptomyces spiramyceticus includes the following:
- a CDS encoding DegT/DnrJ/EryC1/StrS family aminotransferase gives MTIPFLDAGAGYRELRADIDAALQRVSASGRYLLGAELEGFEEEFAAYCDNGHCVAVGSGCDALELSLRALDIGPGDEVVVPAHTFIGTWLAVSATGAQPVAVDPTPDGLSLDPALVEAAVTPRTKALMPVHLHGHPADLDPLLAVAERHGLAVVEDAAQAHGARYRGRRIGSGHVVAFSFYPGKNLGAMGDGGAVVTRDAGVADRIRLLRNCGSREKYRHEVRATNSRLDELQAAVLRAKLPRLDAWNARRARTAERYTRALGSLPQIAVPVTARWADPAWHLYVIRCAERDELRRRLERAGVQTLIHYPVPPHRSPAYADAPAGAPAGAHPRSERLAAQSLSLPLGPHLGDDESRAVVAAVRAAAAGLAAYPTPDGTPRTPRTTPDGQRFPLATEKR, from the coding sequence ATGACAATCCCCTTCCTCGACGCAGGCGCCGGCTACCGGGAGTTGCGGGCCGACATCGACGCGGCCCTCCAGCGGGTGTCCGCCTCCGGCCGCTATCTGCTCGGCGCTGAACTGGAGGGTTTCGAGGAGGAGTTCGCCGCGTACTGCGACAACGGCCACTGCGTGGCGGTCGGCAGTGGCTGCGACGCGCTGGAGCTGTCCCTGCGCGCGCTGGACATCGGTCCCGGGGACGAGGTGGTGGTGCCCGCACACACCTTCATCGGGACCTGGCTGGCCGTGTCCGCCACCGGGGCGCAGCCGGTGGCCGTCGATCCGACGCCGGACGGGCTTTCCCTGGACCCGGCGCTGGTGGAGGCGGCCGTCACCCCTCGCACCAAGGCCCTGATGCCCGTACATCTGCACGGACACCCGGCCGATCTGGACCCGCTGCTGGCGGTCGCCGAACGGCACGGCCTGGCCGTGGTCGAGGACGCCGCGCAGGCGCACGGCGCCCGTTACCGGGGCCGCCGGATCGGCTCGGGCCACGTGGTCGCGTTCAGCTTCTACCCCGGCAAGAACCTCGGCGCCATGGGCGACGGCGGCGCGGTGGTCACCCGGGACGCCGGAGTGGCCGATCGGATCCGGCTGCTGCGCAACTGCGGCTCCCGGGAGAAGTACCGGCACGAGGTGCGGGCGACCAACTCCCGGCTCGACGAGCTCCAGGCCGCCGTGCTGCGCGCCAAGCTGCCGCGGCTCGACGCGTGGAACGCCCGCCGGGCGCGCACGGCCGAACGCTACACCCGGGCCCTGGGTTCCCTTCCGCAGATCGCCGTCCCCGTCACCGCTCGCTGGGCCGACCCGGCGTGGCACCTGTACGTGATCCGCTGCGCGGAACGCGACGAGCTGCGCCGCCGGCTCGAGCGGGCCGGGGTTCAGACCCTGATCCACTACCCCGTACCGCCGCACCGGTCCCCGGCCTACGCCGACGCCCCGGCCGGGGCTCCGGCCGGGGCCCACCCGCGCAGTGAACGCCTGGCGGCGCAGAGCCTCAGCCTTCCCCTGGGACCGCACCTCGGGGACGACGAGTCCCGTGCCGTCGTGGCGGCGGTCCGGGCGGCGGCCGCGGGGCTGGCGGCGTACCCGACGCCGGACGGCACGCCGCGCACGCCGCGCACGACGCCGGACGGCCAGCGTTTTCCTCTAGCGACGGAGAAACGATGA
- a CDS encoding FdtA/QdtA family cupin domain-containing protein: MRSAAIAENTAEPPARRVGRIKPCRLIRLEQHIDPRGSLSVVESGVTVDFPVQRVYYMHGQTQSSPPRGLHAHRTLEQLVIAVHGAFSITLDDGFQHATYRLDEPGAGLCIGPMVWRVLKDFAPDTVALVLASQHYEESDYYRDYDTFLHDARSLT; the protein is encoded by the coding sequence ATAAGGAGCGCCGCCATCGCCGAGAACACAGCCGAGCCTCCCGCCCGGCGGGTCGGCAGGATCAAGCCGTGCCGGCTGATCAGGCTCGAGCAGCACATCGACCCGCGCGGCAGCCTGTCCGTGGTCGAGTCCGGCGTGACCGTGGACTTCCCCGTCCAACGCGTCTACTACATGCACGGCCAGACCCAGTCCTCACCCCCACGCGGCCTGCACGCACACCGCACCCTGGAACAACTCGTCATCGCCGTCCACGGCGCCTTCTCCATCACCCTCGACGACGGCTTCCAGCACGCCACCTACCGCCTCGACGAACCCGGAGCCGGACTCTGCATCGGCCCCATGGTCTGGCGCGTCCTCAAAGACTTCGCCCCCGACACCGTCGCCCTCGTCCTCGCCTCACAGCACTACGAAGAATCCGACTACTACCGCGACTACGACACCTTCCTGCACGACGCACGGAGCCTCACATGA
- a CDS encoding cytochrome P450 — MGEAVSGPMELSKDADARGLLDWFAFNRTRHPVFWDEGRQAWQVFGYDDYVTVSNNPQFFSSDFNMVMPTPPELEMIIGPGTIGALDPPAHGPMRKLVSQAFTPRRIARLEPRVRAITEELLDKVREQNVIDAVGDLSYALPVIVIAELLGVPTGDRDLFREWVDTLLTNEGLEYPNLPDNFTETIAPALKEMTDYLLEQIHAKREAPADDLISGLVQAEQDGRRLTDVEIVNIVALLLTAGHVSSSTLLSNLFLVLEENPQALEDLRADRTLVPGAIEETLRYRSPFNNIFRFVKQDTTILGPLMEKGQMVIAWSQSANRDPRHFPDPDTFDIRRSDGTRHMAFGHGIHHCLGAALARLEGKVMLELLLERVDGFRIDHENTLFYEADQLTPKYLPVRVDWN; from the coding sequence ATGGGTGAGGCTGTGTCGGGACCGATGGAGTTGAGCAAGGATGCGGATGCCCGGGGGCTGCTGGACTGGTTCGCTTTCAACAGGACACGTCATCCGGTGTTCTGGGACGAGGGCCGGCAGGCGTGGCAGGTCTTCGGTTACGACGACTACGTGACGGTGTCGAACAACCCGCAGTTCTTCTCGTCGGACTTCAACATGGTGATGCCGACGCCGCCCGAGCTGGAAATGATCATCGGGCCGGGCACGATCGGCGCGCTGGACCCGCCCGCGCACGGACCGATGCGCAAGCTCGTGAGCCAGGCCTTCACTCCCCGGCGGATCGCCCGGCTGGAACCCAGGGTGCGCGCGATCACCGAGGAACTCCTGGACAAGGTACGGGAACAGAACGTCATCGATGCCGTCGGCGACCTCTCCTACGCACTGCCGGTCATCGTGATCGCCGAACTGCTGGGCGTACCCACCGGCGACCGGGACCTGTTCCGGGAGTGGGTCGACACCCTGCTGACGAACGAGGGCCTGGAGTACCCGAACCTCCCGGACAACTTCACCGAGACGATCGCGCCCGCGCTCAAGGAGATGACCGACTACCTCCTGGAACAGATCCACGCCAAGCGGGAAGCCCCGGCCGACGACTTGATCAGCGGTCTGGTCCAGGCCGAGCAGGACGGCCGCCGGCTGACCGATGTCGAGATCGTCAACATCGTCGCGCTGCTGCTGACCGCCGGGCACGTCTCCTCCAGCACCCTGCTCAGCAACCTCTTCCTCGTCCTGGAGGAGAACCCGCAGGCACTGGAAGACCTGCGGGCCGATCGCACGCTGGTGCCCGGCGCGATCGAGGAGACACTGCGCTACCGCAGCCCCTTCAACAACATCTTCCGCTTCGTCAAGCAGGACACCACCATCCTCGGCCCGCTCATGGAGAAGGGCCAGATGGTGATCGCGTGGAGCCAGTCCGCCAACCGGGACCCCCGGCACTTCCCCGACCCGGACACCTTCGACATCCGCCGCTCGGACGGCACCCGGCACATGGCCTTCGGCCACGGCATCCACCACTGCCTGGGCGCCGCCCTGGCCCGCCTAGAGGGCAAGGTCATGCTCGAACTCCTCCTGGAGCGGGTCGACGGCTTCCGCATCGACCACGAAAACACGCTGTTCTACGAGGCCGACCAGCTCACTCCGAAGTACCTGCCCGTCCGCGTCGACTGGAACTGA